Part of the Pseudarthrobacter sp. L1SW genome, GCAGTCCGCCACAGCTCACACAACCACGGTGCCCAGGGCCAAAGCCTGGACGGCGCACTGCAGAAGGCCGGTTTCTATCCCCGCCTGGTTGCCGACGTTGTTGACGACGCCCTGGACGGCCGCGACTGCGTAGCCCACCTGGTGCACCTGGAAACACACTTTGACCGGGCCGAGGTCCGGCGCCACATCACCGTCCTGGTGCTGACTGCGGACATGCTGGTGATCACCCACGTGGACGACCAGCAGCTTGACGAGGCCGGCGAACAGATCGTGGCCCAGATCTCCACGGAGTCCGTTCCCGTGGCGCAGATCCGCTCCGTGGTGCTCAGCTACATGTACGCGCAGCCGCAGAACTACAAGCCATCGGATCCCGTGCGCGAGGTGACGCTGTCCATCGCCTGGTCCGGCGGCCAGCGGCTGGATATGGGTCCAGCCAGCTGCGGGGATCCCCAGTGCGAAGCCGACCACGGCTACAGCGGCACCATTGCCCAGGAAGACATCGTCCTCCGGATCAGTGCCGAGGCGGATGGGCTGCAGGCAGTCCAGGACGCCAAGCTTTTTGCCCGCGCGCTGCGCGCAGTGAACACAGGTTCCGCCGCTCCGGCGCCGCATGTCCAGTCCCTCCCTCCGCGGCCGCGTCCGGGTGTGTTCGGCAACCGGCTGAGCCGCGGGCATCAGCAGCGCTGAGATGCCGGACGAACGCCGCTCAACCATCCCTGACGCAGCCGCCCCCTCCGGCGCCGCCCCAGTCCAAGCGGGCCGGGCGCCCGAGCTTCCGCCCGCCCCTGCCTACGGCCGGCGCTCCGTAGCGGACGTGCTGTCCAGCGCCGCGGCAAGCCTGGGACTCGATGGCTTCACCAACACGCTCGGCTTTCCTGCCGCGCCGCGTGTCTGCGTCGTTGTGGCCGACGGCCTGGGCCGGAACCTCCTGAAGCAAAAGTCCGCGCACACACCTTTCCTCAGGTCGGTCATCCAGGCCGGGCAGCGTGAGGTTCC contains:
- a CDS encoding DUF5998 family protein — encoded protein: MSSQPPASAPETPGNENQAVRHSSHNHGAQGQSLDGALQKAGFYPRLVADVVDDALDGRDCVAHLVHLETHFDRAEVRRHITVLVLTADMLVITHVDDQQLDEAGEQIVAQISTESVPVAQIRSVVLSYMYAQPQNYKPSDPVREVTLSIAWSGGQRLDMGPASCGDPQCEADHGYSGTIAQEDIVLRISAEADGLQAVQDAKLFARALRAVNTGSAAPAPHVQSLPPRPRPGVFGNRLSRGHQQR